Sequence from the Nilaparvata lugens isolate BPH chromosome 10, ASM1435652v1, whole genome shotgun sequence genome:
aatttgaaataaaatacaatttagtTTATTCGTTTGACTTTCGCTGTAAACAAAACATTTACACGACATACACTTTACAAAATCATTTATAAATACTATAACACTATACAAAGCAAATACAAATATGAAAACGCTTTAAAGGCGGACTAAACATTTAGTACCatatcttcaaaattattgttatcggttcattattttttcaggaataaaaagttttcataatatgctTTTCTCTTCAGTATTTAACACAGTGTCTAGATTTTGCaggtaataaatattttctatttaataacagcgataattgtaataatttattagaacGGATGTATGTTGTGTAAGGGGTGGGAAAATAGTCatcattatcaacaataataacattAAGCAGTCTGTTGTTACACGTTttcaattcttttcaaattgattgattttgtacgtattattatcaacatGGGGAAGGGCAGGTATAGTACTAATACAAGTCAATTTACAAGGATACAATATCAGATCGGCAGTCACCTGTATAACAGATGTGTTTAATAATAGTAGTTCACATGGTGTTGTAGACAGGGTTGTTGTGGCGCTTGTTGATGGGGAGCCTAGCCAGGGGGTGGCTCTTGCCCTGCTGCTTCTTGCTCTGCGCCTTGGCGACCACACTGGCAGCCACCACACTGGGCGTAGGGTGGTTGGAGGTTGGTGGTCGTCCGGCCGAGTTCTTCAAGTTGTGCGTCAGAAGAAGCGAATTTTTGAGCGGAAAATTGCTACTCTTAACGGGCGCCAGGTTGGTGAACGTGTGAACGATGGGGTTGATGTAGGGCGGTTTGGGGGGGTGCGATTGCACATCGAGACTCGATTTCCTCAAAGGGACGGGGGGCTGTGAGATGCGCTTCTCACTCTCCGAACAACTTAACCTAGGACGATCCTCGTATTTGCCCACTAGTTTCCTTACTGACAAATCGTCAGCTGTTGCTCGAGGTGGATGTTTATCACTGACAGGAGACGAGGGCAAACTACGAGACTCCTCCTTACTGCTTTCCTCAGTGGGCGAGCTCCTGTCACACTTCTTGCCCACCGATTTCGCTTCGAATTCCTTCTTGAGATTCTTGACAATTCCCGAAATGCACTTTTGGTTTTCTACTAAATGAGGTGACGACGAACCGTCTTCAGTGTTTGTGTTTGTGTTGGTACTACCACTAAGTTTGGACTCGTCGACTGATACACTCCTGGTGATGTTGCCACTATTGTTTTCCTTGTTGTTGCTCTTAGCGTCGAGCGTTTCGTTGGAAGGAACACGAGCGGTGAGTCGGTCGTCTGTCGTGTCGGGACAAACTCGTTTGACAGTATCACTTCCCTCTTCCAGCTTCTGCTTGGTGCGTTTGACAGTGCCCGTCGTCGAGTCGGGTCTGAGATCATAGGAGCCCCACGAGCTGTTGCGGGAGGGAAGAGTACAGGTACGAGTGTCAGCCGAACCCCACGAGCTCTGCCTCGAGATGCAGTCCCTGAGAACGACGGCACTATCGTAGGAACTCCAGCTACTCTGCCGTGACACCTCACAGTCAGTAACCGGAACAGTTACTACGTCCTCCTCCGTCACAACACTGGGAACATTCCGTTGCTGCTTCCGTTCCTCACGGTCAAACACACGATCTAAACGATTTGAAAAGGGATCACAATCGACTCCACCTCTCAACTTCCTAACTGTCTTTACTTCGACCACGGCTGGTCGACTACTGTCCTCGGTGCCCCCCTCTCCCGGATCCCAGGGCTCTTCTTTCTTGACTAGAGTGGTGGGGGGAGGAGCCTCCTCGAACTGCGAGGTGAGGTTGAGGACGAGTCCCGGCGCCGCCTTCCGCTCCTTGCGACCCAGGTTGGGAGTCGTGCAAGGCAGCAGTGACGTCACTGATGAGGAGCAAGTTGATGACGTCATATCGCCAGCCGTCGCCGCGCTTTCCAGAGCGTTCACGCGGTGCTTCACCGAAGCGGCCATCACAGATTCTTgactaaacaaacaaaaaaaactcCGTTAGTTCACATTATCACTTTTCTTAGGgctactacaataattattgaaatggaatgaaatttctCAAGTCATCTTTTTATGGTTTATTAATTCAAATGTTTCGACTAAATTAATTAATGCCATTTTTTAGAAGCAATTGATGTGAGAGTTTAACACTTAATGTTGTCAAGCATCGCCATCAGTTGTTATCATGGATGACACCAATTCATAAATATTAGTCATAACTTACAAGAGTAGATATCAAAAATTGCATCTTCGTCATATTTTAAACAGGATAATAACttgaacaaaatttcaaaatgaaagaGCAAATTAAAAAGTATCTccattaattcatcaataaatgatactgaatgaatgaataaattaatgtaatttGATTAAGTGAATGCATCATTCGTGATTTTcagacattttaaaaatatactttgttgaaaaatgaaacaaataataaaatctgcATGTTATATTCGAATTAATGAGATTTTTGTACAATAACAACTAAAGGAGGCGTAGTTTCTCATGCTGTTCCAATAGAATAAATTTAGAATCCAAACATAACACACAACTCAGAAACAGCATGTCATCTATGATGTCAACCTAAATAACACTGAAATCAATTGAACTAGACGATACGTATCTGAATGAGCTTTCATGTTGAATTTAATGTACAATTAAAGGTCCCAATACCTAATCGACGACTTTATCGCGCTGTGTTAACGACTGTAGTCAACATAAGTAGACTACAATAATATTCAGTAATGAACTACAGCCGTTAATTCAGTCGTCGCGCAGCTAGAAGTTCTCGCTTAGGAATAAACGTTAACTAACTGGTAAAACGTTTTCCTTATAAAGTATTCACCCGgagccaagccacatgaagcgttttttgagtcggcagggcaggaagctctccgattggctgattgggttggcgcctGAGAAAAAATGTGGCTTGGCTCCGAGACTGCACTTTCAAGGGTGAATACTTTATAAAGAATACGTTTTACTGGggtttacaatattgaaattttattgtaaaaagcGGTGATTAGGTACCTTTGGTTGGAAGACAGCTGCAGTATCTTGTTCTGCGACACGCTGTAGAGCGGCCCATTGTCGCTCAGCATCTGCACCTTGATGTTGTAGTTGTGCGCCTCGGTGGCACGTGTCAACGCTGTGTTCTGCGCATGCGCTATGCTGCTACTGCTACTATTTAGACTACTGCTACTGCTGCTGATGTCACCTCCGTTCGCTGCCACTTTGCTGGCAACAACAAGTGTGGGTGGAGGGGGTGGAGGAGGAGCAGCTAAGGTGGTGATGCTggtaggaggaggagcaggaggagggaGTGAGAGGGAAGGAACTTGGTTGGGAGGCGACTTGACGACAGCTGATGTGGAACAGCTGACTGCTGACGCCGAACAGCTGATGCGCTGACCTTTCGGCTGATGACGGTCTACGTCATCGTTGGTCAACCGCTCCAGCGATAGGGTTGTTGCACCtggaaaaataaagaaaattctattgtagaATAAGCTCCTTATTTATAGAGAAGATAGCATATACTATCTTCCCTCTCTGGTATAATCAAAGGTACTTTGTTAACAATTGGGAAACCCAAGATTAGCGACGTTACTCAAGGGAGTAGAGCAGCAGAGGAGTAATGGAATTTCAACACTTTATTCACAAAATTGTAGTAAGCTGCACTAAATGAAGTTTCAAAGAAAAGATAAACATTATGA
This genomic interval carries:
- the LOC111061728 gene encoding protein phosphatase Slingshot isoform X7, with amino-acid sequence MFYLLRPEETLKMAVKLESVHPERTRYLVVVSCLGKQQRGERGAEESCLLGIDCNQETTVGLVLKVLADTNIKLDGDGGFKVNICNRQHIFKPVSVQAMWSALQTLYKVSCKAREENYFEGGLTHEWVAYYERRIKSEQSCLNEWHAMDNLESKRPPSPDSLRNKSTQRESTEENIRSKLKEIMMTVDLDEVTSKQVRTQLEAALAMDLGEYKPFIDQEMLVILGQMDAATEIFPHVYLGSEWNASNLDELNKNGVCHILNVTREIDNFFPGMFDYLNIRVYDDEKTDLLLHLENTFKYITKAQKEGSKVLVHCKMGVSRSASVVIAYAMKAYNWDLKKAIEYVQKKRNCIKPNKSFITQLETYQGILDAKKNKEKLQRETTADSRRSVSEGESESDSSGQTSSGVGRCRRLMASDAGSDLMGRMAGRRPKSWSPDHATANALFPRHTPHGATTLSLERLTNDDVDRHQPKGQRISCSASAVSCSTSAVVKSPPNQVPSLSLPPPAPPPTSITTLAAPPPPPPPTLVVASKVAANGGDISSSSSSLNSSSSSIAHAQNTALTRATEAHNYNIKVQMLSDNGPLYSVSQNKILQLSSNQSQESVMAASVKHRVNALESAATAGDMTSSTCSSSVTSLLPCTTPNLGRKERKAAPGLVLNLTSQFEEAPPPTTLVKKEEPWDPGEGGTEDSSRPAVVEVKTVRKLRGGVDCDPFSNRLDRVFDREERKQQRNVPSVVTEEDVVTVPVTDCEVSRQSSWSSYDSAVVLRDCISRQSSWGSADTRTCTLPSRNSSWGSYDLRPDSTTGTVKRTKQKLEEGSDTVKRVCPDTTDDRLTARVPSNETLDAKSNNKENNSGNITRSVSVDESKLSGSTNTNTNTEDGSSSPHLVENQKCISGIVKNLKKEFEAKSVGKKCDRSSPTEESSKEESRSLPSSPVSDKHPPRATADDLSVRKLVGKYEDRPRLSCSESEKRISQPPVPLRKSSLDVQSHPPKPPYINPIVHTFTNLAPVKSSNFPLKNSLLLTHNLKNSAGRPPTSNHPTPSVVAASVVAKAQSKKQQGKSHPLARLPINKRHNNPVYNTM
- the LOC111061728 gene encoding protein phosphatase Slingshot isoform X6, with protein sequence MTISQLWTYGGMYSLSECYFAGKGAAVVLPPNQRAPPPSPLPHPLPPRLPPGAGGAGSGLGVQGDPQVEAATAPRLSPPGGSDIQQHLQSMFYLLRPEETLKMAVKLESVHPERTRYLVVVSCLGKQQRGERGAEESCLLGIDCNQETTVGLVLKVLADTNIKLDGDGGFKVNICNRQHIFKPVSVQAMWSALQTLYKVSCKAREENYFEGGLTHEWVAYYERRIKSEQSCLNEWHAMDNLESKRPPSPDSLRNKSTQRESTEENIRSKLKEIMMTVDLDEVTSKQVRTQLEAALAMDLGEYKPFIDQEMLVILGQMDAATEIFPHVYLGSEWNASNLDELNKNGVCHILNVTREIDNFFPGMFDYLNIRVYDDEKTDLLLHLENTFKYITKAQKEGSKVLVHCKMGVSRSASVVIAYAMKAYNWDLKKAIEYVQKKRNCIKPNKSFITQLETYQGILDAKKNKEKLQRETTADSRRSVSEGESESDSSGQTSSGVGRCRRLMASDAGSDLMGRMAGRRPKSWSPDHATANALFPRHTPHGATTLSLERLTNDDVDRHQPKGQRISCSASAVSCSTSAVVKSPPNQVPSLSLPPPAPPPTSITTLAAPPPPPPPTLVVASKVAANGGDISSSSSSLNSSSSSIAHAQNTALTRATEAHNYNIKVQMLSDNGPLYSVSQNKILQLSSNQSQESVMAASVKHRVNALESAATAGDMTSSTCSSSVTSLLPCTTPNLGRKERKAAPGLVLNLTSQFEEAPPPTTLVKKEEPWDPGEGGTEDSSRPAVVEVKTVRKLRGGVDCDPFSNRLDRVFDREERKQQRNVPSVVTEEDVVTVPVTDCEVSRQSSWSSYDSAVVLRDCISRQSSWGSADTRTCTLPSRNSSWGSYDLRPDSTTGTVKRTKQKLEEGSDTVKRVCPDTTDDRLTARVPSNETLDAKSNNKENNSGNITRSVSVDESKLSGSTNTNTNTEDGSSSPHLVENQKCISGIVKNLKKEFEAKSVGKKCDRSSPTEESSKEESRSLPSSPVSDKHPPRATADDLSVRKLVGKYEDRPRLSCSESEKRISQPPVPLRKSSLDVQSHPPKPPYINPIVHTFTNLAPVKSSNFPLKNSLLLTHNLKNSAGRPPTSNHPTPSVVAASVVAKAQSKKQQGKSHPLARLPINKRHNNPVYNTM
- the LOC111061728 gene encoding protein phosphatase Slingshot isoform X4, which encodes MLYVLPPPAPSWPPVSVARPPQPRSKKKDSGTGGSLDEEDPARNNRSLSECYFAGKGAAVVLPPNQRAPPPSPLPHPLPPRLPPGAGGAGSGLGVQGDPQVEAATAPRLSPPGGSDIQQHLQSMFYLLRPEETLKMAVKLESVHPERTRYLVVVSCLGKQQRGERGAEESCLLGIDCNQETTVGLVLKVLADTNIKLDGDGGFKVNICNRQHIFKPVSVQAMWSALQTLYKVSCKAREENYFEGGLTHEWVAYYERRIKSEQSCLNEWHAMDNLESKRPPSPDSLRNKSTQRESTEENIRSKLKEIMMTVDLDEVTSKQVRTQLEAALAMDLGEYKPFIDQEMLVILGQMDAATEIFPHVYLGSEWNASNLDELNKNGVCHILNVTREIDNFFPGMFDYLNIRVYDDEKTDLLLHLENTFKYITKAQKEGSKVLVHCKMGVSRSASVVIAYAMKAYNWDLKKAIEYVQKKRNCIKPNKSFITQLETYQGILDAKKNKEKLQRETTADSRRSVSEGESESDSSGQTSSGVGRCRRLMASDAGSDLMGRMAGRRPKSWSPDHATANALFPRHTPHGATTLSLERLTNDDVDRHQPKGQRISCSASAVSCSTSAVVKSPPNQVPSLSLPPPAPPPTSITTLAAPPPPPPPTLVVASKVAANGGDISSSSSSLNSSSSSIAHAQNTALTRATEAHNYNIKVQMLSDNGPLYSVSQNKILQLSSNQSQESVMAASVKHRVNALESAATAGDMTSSTCSSSVTSLLPCTTPNLGRKERKAAPGLVLNLTSQFEEAPPPTTLVKKEEPWDPGEGGTEDSSRPAVVEVKTVRKLRGGVDCDPFSNRLDRVFDREERKQQRNVPSVVTEEDVVTVPVTDCEVSRQSSWSSYDSAVVLRDCISRQSSWGSADTRTCTLPSRNSSWGSYDLRPDSTTGTVKRTKQKLEEGSDTVKRVCPDTTDDRLTARVPSNETLDAKSNNKENNSGNITRSVSVDESKLSGSTNTNTNTEDGSSSPHLVENQKCISGIVKNLKKEFEAKSVGKKCDRSSPTEESSKEESRSLPSSPVSDKHPPRATADDLSVRKLVGKYEDRPRLSCSESEKRISQPPVPLRKSSLDVQSHPPKPPYINPIVHTFTNLAPVKSSNFPLKNSLLLTHNLKNSAGRPPTSNHPTPSVVAASVVAKAQSKKQQGKSHPLARLPINKRHNNPVYNTM
- the LOC111061728 gene encoding protein phosphatase Slingshot isoform X5, translating into MALVTVQRSPSLGNSPQSSDSGTGGSLDEEDPARNNRSLSECYFAGKGAAVVLPPNQRAPPPSPLPHPLPPRLPPGAGGAGSGLGVQGDPQVEAATAPRLSPPGGSDIQQHLQSMFYLLRPEETLKMAVKLESVHPERTRYLVVVSCLGKQQRGERGAEESCLLGIDCNQETTVGLVLKVLADTNIKLDGDGGFKVNICNRQHIFKPVSVQAMWSALQTLYKVSCKAREENYFEGGLTHEWVAYYERRIKSEQSCLNEWHAMDNLESKRPPSPDSLRNKSTQRESTEENIRSKLKEIMMTVDLDEVTSKQVRTQLEAALAMDLGEYKPFIDQEMLVILGQMDAATEIFPHVYLGSEWNASNLDELNKNGVCHILNVTREIDNFFPGMFDYLNIRVYDDEKTDLLLHLENTFKYITKAQKEGSKVLVHCKMGVSRSASVVIAYAMKAYNWDLKKAIEYVQKKRNCIKPNKSFITQLETYQGILDAKKNKEKLQRETTADSRRSVSEGESESDSSGQTSSGVGRCRRLMASDAGSDLMGRMAGRRPKSWSPDHATANALFPRHTPHGATTLSLERLTNDDVDRHQPKGQRISCSASAVSCSTSAVVKSPPNQVPSLSLPPPAPPPTSITTLAAPPPPPPPTLVVASKVAANGGDISSSSSSLNSSSSSIAHAQNTALTRATEAHNYNIKVQMLSDNGPLYSVSQNKILQLSSNQSQESVMAASVKHRVNALESAATAGDMTSSTCSSSVTSLLPCTTPNLGRKERKAAPGLVLNLTSQFEEAPPPTTLVKKEEPWDPGEGGTEDSSRPAVVEVKTVRKLRGGVDCDPFSNRLDRVFDREERKQQRNVPSVVTEEDVVTVPVTDCEVSRQSSWSSYDSAVVLRDCISRQSSWGSADTRTCTLPSRNSSWGSYDLRPDSTTGTVKRTKQKLEEGSDTVKRVCPDTTDDRLTARVPSNETLDAKSNNKENNSGNITRSVSVDESKLSGSTNTNTNTEDGSSSPHLVENQKCISGIVKNLKKEFEAKSVGKKCDRSSPTEESSKEESRSLPSSPVSDKHPPRATADDLSVRKLVGKYEDRPRLSCSESEKRISQPPVPLRKSSLDVQSHPPKPPYINPIVHTFTNLAPVKSSNFPLKNSLLLTHNLKNSAGRPPTSNHPTPSVVAASVVAKAQSKKQQGKSHPLARLPINKRHNNPVYNTM
- the LOC111061728 gene encoding protein phosphatase Slingshot isoform X2 produces the protein MALVTVQRSPSLGNSPQSSVSVHQLPVDFSISQDDLLLLDSGTGGSLDEEDPARNNRSLSECYFAGKGAAVVLPPNQRAPPPSPLPHPLPPRLPPGAGGAGSGLGVQGDPQVEAATAPRLSPPGGSDIQQHLQSMFYLLRPEETLKMAVKLESVHPERTRYLVVVSCLGKQQRGERGAEESCLLGIDCNQETTVGLVLKVLADTNIKLDGDGGFKVNICNRQHIFKPVSVQAMWSALQTLYKVSCKAREENYFEGGLTHEWVAYYERRIKSEQSCLNEWHAMDNLESKRPPSPDSLRNKSTQRESTEENIRSKLKEIMMTVDLDEVTSKQVRTQLEAALAMDLGEYKPFIDQEMLVILGQMDAATEIFPHVYLGSEWNASNLDELNKNGVCHILNVTREIDNFFPGMFDYLNIRVYDDEKTDLLLHLENTFKYITKAQKEGSKVLVHCKMGVSRSASVVIAYAMKAYNWDLKKAIEYVQKKRNCIKPNKSFITQLETYQGILDAKKNKEKLQRETTADSRRSVSEGESESDSSGQTSSGVGRCRRLMASDAGSDLMGRMAGRRPKSWSPDHATANALFPRHTPHGATTLSLERLTNDDVDRHQPKGQRISCSASAVSCSTSAVVKSPPNQVPSLSLPPPAPPPTSITTLAAPPPPPPPTLVVASKVAANGGDISSSSSSLNSSSSSIAHAQNTALTRATEAHNYNIKVQMLSDNGPLYSVSQNKILQLSSNQSQESVMAASVKHRVNALESAATAGDMTSSTCSSSVTSLLPCTTPNLGRKERKAAPGLVLNLTSQFEEAPPPTTLVKKEEPWDPGEGGTEDSSRPAVVEVKTVRKLRGGVDCDPFSNRLDRVFDREERKQQRNVPSVVTEEDVVTVPVTDCEVSRQSSWSSYDSAVVLRDCISRQSSWGSADTRTCTLPSRNSSWGSYDLRPDSTTGTVKRTKQKLEEGSDTVKRVCPDTTDDRLTARVPSNETLDAKSNNKENNSGNITRSVSVDESKLSGSTNTNTNTEDGSSSPHLVENQKCISGIVKNLKKEFEAKSVGKKCDRSSPTEESSKEESRSLPSSPVSDKHPPRATADDLSVRKLVGKYEDRPRLSCSESEKRISQPPVPLRKSSLDVQSHPPKPPYINPIVHTFTNLAPVKSSNFPLKNSLLLTHNLKNSAGRPPTSNHPTPSVVAASVVAKAQSKKQQGKSHPLARLPINKRHNNPVYNTM
- the LOC111061728 gene encoding protein phosphatase Slingshot isoform X3, which produces MALVTVQRSPSLGNSPQSSVSPRRCIADICRYFEPLQQDSGTGGSLDEEDPARNNRSLSECYFAGKGAAVVLPPNQRAPPPSPLPHPLPPRLPPGAGGAGSGLGVQGDPQVEAATAPRLSPPGGSDIQQHLQSMFYLLRPEETLKMAVKLESVHPERTRYLVVVSCLGKQQRGERGAEESCLLGIDCNQETTVGLVLKVLADTNIKLDGDGGFKVNICNRQHIFKPVSVQAMWSALQTLYKVSCKAREENYFEGGLTHEWVAYYERRIKSEQSCLNEWHAMDNLESKRPPSPDSLRNKSTQRESTEENIRSKLKEIMMTVDLDEVTSKQVRTQLEAALAMDLGEYKPFIDQEMLVILGQMDAATEIFPHVYLGSEWNASNLDELNKNGVCHILNVTREIDNFFPGMFDYLNIRVYDDEKTDLLLHLENTFKYITKAQKEGSKVLVHCKMGVSRSASVVIAYAMKAYNWDLKKAIEYVQKKRNCIKPNKSFITQLETYQGILDAKKNKEKLQRETTADSRRSVSEGESESDSSGQTSSGVGRCRRLMASDAGSDLMGRMAGRRPKSWSPDHATANALFPRHTPHGATTLSLERLTNDDVDRHQPKGQRISCSASAVSCSTSAVVKSPPNQVPSLSLPPPAPPPTSITTLAAPPPPPPPTLVVASKVAANGGDISSSSSSLNSSSSSIAHAQNTALTRATEAHNYNIKVQMLSDNGPLYSVSQNKILQLSSNQSQESVMAASVKHRVNALESAATAGDMTSSTCSSSVTSLLPCTTPNLGRKERKAAPGLVLNLTSQFEEAPPPTTLVKKEEPWDPGEGGTEDSSRPAVVEVKTVRKLRGGVDCDPFSNRLDRVFDREERKQQRNVPSVVTEEDVVTVPVTDCEVSRQSSWSSYDSAVVLRDCISRQSSWGSADTRTCTLPSRNSSWGSYDLRPDSTTGTVKRTKQKLEEGSDTVKRVCPDTTDDRLTARVPSNETLDAKSNNKENNSGNITRSVSVDESKLSGSTNTNTNTEDGSSSPHLVENQKCISGIVKNLKKEFEAKSVGKKCDRSSPTEESSKEESRSLPSSPVSDKHPPRATADDLSVRKLVGKYEDRPRLSCSESEKRISQPPVPLRKSSLDVQSHPPKPPYINPIVHTFTNLAPVKSSNFPLKNSLLLTHNLKNSAGRPPTSNHPTPSVVAASVVAKAQSKKQQGKSHPLARLPINKRHNNPVYNTM
- the LOC111061728 gene encoding protein phosphatase Slingshot isoform X1 — translated: MALVTVQRSPSLGNSPQSSVSPRRCIADICRYFEPLQQVSVHQLPVDFSISQDDLLLLDSGTGGSLDEEDPARNNRSLSECYFAGKGAAVVLPPNQRAPPPSPLPHPLPPRLPPGAGGAGSGLGVQGDPQVEAATAPRLSPPGGSDIQQHLQSMFYLLRPEETLKMAVKLESVHPERTRYLVVVSCLGKQQRGERGAEESCLLGIDCNQETTVGLVLKVLADTNIKLDGDGGFKVNICNRQHIFKPVSVQAMWSALQTLYKVSCKAREENYFEGGLTHEWVAYYERRIKSEQSCLNEWHAMDNLESKRPPSPDSLRNKSTQRESTEENIRSKLKEIMMTVDLDEVTSKQVRTQLEAALAMDLGEYKPFIDQEMLVILGQMDAATEIFPHVYLGSEWNASNLDELNKNGVCHILNVTREIDNFFPGMFDYLNIRVYDDEKTDLLLHLENTFKYITKAQKEGSKVLVHCKMGVSRSASVVIAYAMKAYNWDLKKAIEYVQKKRNCIKPNKSFITQLETYQGILDAKKNKEKLQRETTADSRRSVSEGESESDSSGQTSSGVGRCRRLMASDAGSDLMGRMAGRRPKSWSPDHATANALFPRHTPHGATTLSLERLTNDDVDRHQPKGQRISCSASAVSCSTSAVVKSPPNQVPSLSLPPPAPPPTSITTLAAPPPPPPPTLVVASKVAANGGDISSSSSSLNSSSSSIAHAQNTALTRATEAHNYNIKVQMLSDNGPLYSVSQNKILQLSSNQSQESVMAASVKHRVNALESAATAGDMTSSTCSSSVTSLLPCTTPNLGRKERKAAPGLVLNLTSQFEEAPPPTTLVKKEEPWDPGEGGTEDSSRPAVVEVKTVRKLRGGVDCDPFSNRLDRVFDREERKQQRNVPSVVTEEDVVTVPVTDCEVSRQSSWSSYDSAVVLRDCISRQSSWGSADTRTCTLPSRNSSWGSYDLRPDSTTGTVKRTKQKLEEGSDTVKRVCPDTTDDRLTARVPSNETLDAKSNNKENNSGNITRSVSVDESKLSGSTNTNTNTEDGSSSPHLVENQKCISGIVKNLKKEFEAKSVGKKCDRSSPTEESSKEESRSLPSSPVSDKHPPRATADDLSVRKLVGKYEDRPRLSCSESEKRISQPPVPLRKSSLDVQSHPPKPPYINPIVHTFTNLAPVKSSNFPLKNSLLLTHNLKNSAGRPPTSNHPTPSVVAASVVAKAQSKKQQGKSHPLARLPINKRHNNPVYNTM